The Desulfuromonas sp. genome has a segment encoding these proteins:
- a CDS encoding nucleoside transporter C-terminal domain-containing protein, translating to MEWQGFFGLLVLVGLAWMISEDRRRVCWKPVAAGLLLQFLLAAALLKFPPFKGFFLALNGGILMLERATVAGTSMVFGFLGGGPLPYAETAPGASFTLAFRALPLVLVVSALSALLFYWRVLHSIVRAFSWLLQRTMGIGGAVGVGAAVNIFVGMIEAPLLVRPYLQKMSRGELFTLMTCGMSTIAGTVLVLYATILQNVIPDAVGHILTASLISAPAALVIAQLMVPHSGPVTEGEAVAAGESTSSMDAITRGTADGLKLLLNIVAMLVVLVALVSLVNQLLGLLPPVGGQAVTLQGLLGLVMAPVAWLIGIPWQEALTAGSLLGTKVILNEFLAYLDLAALPEGALGERSRLILTYAMCGFANFGSLGIMLGGMGTMVPERRGEIVALGLKSIVAGTLATCMTGAVVGLL from the coding sequence CTCGCGGCCGCCCTGCTCAAGTTCCCGCCCTTCAAGGGATTTTTCCTGGCCCTGAACGGGGGGATTCTGATGCTCGAGCGGGCCACGGTCGCCGGCACCTCCATGGTCTTCGGTTTTCTCGGCGGCGGGCCGCTGCCCTACGCGGAGACGGCGCCCGGGGCCTCCTTCACCCTCGCCTTTCGGGCCCTGCCCCTGGTGCTGGTGGTCAGCGCCCTCTCGGCCCTCCTTTTCTACTGGCGGGTTCTGCACTCGATCGTGCGGGCATTCAGCTGGCTGCTGCAGAGGACCATGGGCATCGGGGGGGCGGTCGGCGTGGGCGCGGCGGTCAACATCTTCGTCGGCATGATCGAGGCGCCGCTGCTGGTCCGCCCCTACCTGCAGAAGATGTCCCGCGGCGAGCTGTTCACCCTCATGACCTGCGGCATGAGCACCATCGCCGGCACGGTGCTCGTCCTTTACGCCACCATCCTGCAGAATGTCATCCCCGACGCCGTCGGCCATATCCTCACCGCCTCCCTCATCAGCGCCCCGGCGGCCTTGGTGATCGCCCAGCTGATGGTTCCCCATTCCGGGCCGGTGACCGAGGGGGAGGCCGTGGCCGCGGGGGAATCGACCAGCTCCATGGACGCCATCACCCGGGGGACGGCGGACGGGCTGAAGCTTCTGCTCAACATCGTCGCCATGCTCGTGGTGCTGGTCGCCCTTGTCAGCCTGGTCAACCAGCTGCTCGGGCTGCTGCCTCCCGTCGGCGGGCAGGCGGTGACCCTGCAGGGGCTGCTCGGCCTGGTCATGGCGCCGGTGGCCTGGCTCATCGGGATCCCCTGGCAGGAGGCGCTCACCGCCGGGAGCCTGCTCGGGACCAAGGTCATCCTCAACGAATTCCTCGCCTACCTCGACCTGGCCGCCCTGCCCGAGGGGGCCCTCGGAGAGCGCAGCCGGCTGATTCTGACCTACGCCATGTGCGGTTTCGCCAACTTCGGCAGTCTCGGCATCATGCTCGGGGGGATGGGGACGATGGTCCCGGAGCGCCGGGGCGAGATCGTGGCCCTCGGGCTCAAGTCGATCGTGGCCGGCACCCTCGCCACCTGCATGACCGGGGCGGTTGTGGGGCTGCTGTAA
- a CDS encoding PilZ domain-containing protein translates to MSDPQNPRQPAAPASQRASLRSPIIIQRVKLDDGRKTFFGYAKNISRSGLFIAATNPRQPGTRFQVELPLPFASGRTANCTCEVIWQRQFSRKSTYEPGMGLKFIDLPAEAAEELDDWVRKQAEEPVKP, encoded by the coding sequence ATGAGCGACCCCCAAAATCCCCGGCAACCCGCCGCACCGGCCAGCCAGAGAGCGTCCCTGCGCTCCCCCATCATCATCCAGCGCGTCAAGCTCGACGACGGGCGCAAGACCTTTTTCGGCTACGCCAAGAACATCAGCCGAAGCGGGCTGTTCATCGCAGCGACCAACCCCCGCCAGCCGGGAACCCGGTTCCAGGTCGAACTCCCCCTCCCCTTCGCCTCCGGGCGGACCGCGAACTGCACCTGCGAGGTGATCTGGCAGCGCCAGTTCAGCCGCAAATCGACCTACGAGCCGGGCATGGGCCTGAAATTCATCGACCTTCCCGCCGAGGCGGCGGAGGAGCTGGACGACTGGGTCCGGAAACAGGCGGAAGAACCGGTCAAACCCTAG
- a CDS encoding DNA alkylation repair protein: MRCSEIIDRLKVLSDPEAAAGMARFGINPERTFGVSIPKLRALARQAGRDHVLAGQLWASGIHEARILASMIDDPAAVSMAQMEAWAADFDSWDVCDQTCNNLFRRTPYAWEKAAEWSGRPGEFVKRAGFVLMAVLAVHDKEAADERFEALIPLIAREATDGRNFVKKAVNWALRQIGKRNARLHGLAVEAAGEVGRIESPSARWIGRDALRELESENVRVRLEKN; this comes from the coding sequence ATGCGCTGCAGCGAGATCATCGACCGGCTGAAGGTTCTCTCCGATCCCGAGGCGGCGGCGGGGATGGCTCGCTTCGGCATCAACCCGGAAAGGACTTTCGGGGTCTCCATCCCGAAGCTGCGCGCCCTCGCCCGCCAGGCCGGCCGCGATCACGTTCTGGCCGGCCAGTTGTGGGCGAGCGGCATCCACGAAGCGCGCATCCTCGCCTCCATGATCGACGACCCGGCGGCGGTGAGCATGGCGCAGATGGAGGCCTGGGCGGCCGATTTCGACTCCTGGGACGTCTGCGACCAGACCTGCAACAACCTCTTCCGCCGCACCCCCTATGCCTGGGAGAAGGCCGCAGAGTGGAGCGGTCGCCCGGGGGAGTTCGTCAAGCGGGCCGGCTTCGTCCTCATGGCGGTCCTCGCCGTGCATGACAAGGAGGCCGCCGACGAGCGGTTCGAGGCCCTTATTCCCCTCATCGCCCGGGAGGCGACGGACGGGCGCAACTTCGTCAAGAAGGCGGTCAACTGGGCCCTGCGCCAGATCGGCAAGCGCAACGCCCGACTGCACGGCCTGGCCGTCGAGGCGGCCGGGGAGGTCGGGCGGATCGAATCCCCCTCGGCGCGGTGGATCGGGCGGGATGCCCTGCGGGAGCTGGAGAGCGAGAATGTGAGGGTGCGGCTGGAAAAAAATTAG
- a CDS encoding mechanosensitive ion channel domain-containing protein — protein sequence MYETTVFLQLLVSVLVVLGGAVGGFVSCSLMESFGERRHIKHLRTLYLQKVVRYSIALLASLALCLVWGINLAGAWVMFTSIFGIIGIALFAQWSILSNVTACFILFFSSPIKIDDFITVKDGDNSVSGEVSDMTLFYVRLISAEGERVHIPNSVIMQKAVLVHPPRPEGAESAD from the coding sequence ATGTACGAGACCACGGTTTTTCTTCAGCTTCTTGTTTCGGTCCTGGTGGTTCTCGGCGGCGCGGTTGGCGGGTTCGTCAGCTGTTCCCTCATGGAGAGCTTCGGCGAGCGGCGCCATATCAAGCACCTGCGCACCCTCTACCTGCAGAAGGTCGTCAGGTATTCGATCGCCCTGCTGGCCTCCCTCGCCCTCTGCCTCGTCTGGGGGATCAACCTCGCCGGGGCGTGGGTGATGTTCACCTCCATCTTCGGCATCATCGGCATCGCCCTCTTCGCCCAGTGGAGCATCCTGAGCAACGTCACCGCCTGCTTCATCCTCTTCTTCTCCTCGCCGATCAAGATAGACGACTTCATCACCGTCAAGGACGGGGACAACAGCGTCAGCGGCGAGGTCTCGGACATGACCCTCTTCTACGTCCGGCTCATCTCAGCCGAAGGGGAGCGGGTCCACATCCCCAACAGCGTCATCATGCAGAAGGCCGTCCTCGTTCACCCCCCGCGCCCGGAAGGGGCTGAATCGGCCGATTGA
- a CDS encoding Smr/MutS family protein has translation MDETEIPEVVELPIDGTMDLHTFLPREVGELVPDYLAECRKRGILEVRIVHGKGHGILQRKVHGILRRLPEVRSYRLADESGGGWGATLATLEPLPPA, from the coding sequence ATGGACGAGACGGAAATCCCCGAGGTCGTGGAGCTGCCCATCGACGGCACCATGGACCTGCATACCTTCCTGCCGCGCGAGGTGGGGGAGTTGGTCCCGGACTACCTCGCCGAGTGCCGCAAGCGGGGCATCCTCGAGGTGCGCATCGTCCACGGCAAGGGCCACGGCATCCTCCAGCGCAAGGTGCACGGCATCCTCAGGCGCCTTCCCGAGGTCCGCTCCTATCGCCTCGCCGACGAAAGCGGCGGCGGATGGGGGGCGACCCTGGCGACCTTGGAGCCGCTGCCGCCGGCCTGA
- a CDS encoding FKBP-type peptidyl-prolyl cis-trans isomerase translates to MAVLFLVSTVAAFAETAKSDVAAAVSEGKSVTLEYSVSLADDEVVFSTAGQEPLTFIQGSGKLFPDLEKALEGMKAGEAKTVELSPEQSFGPVNPQAIVDVEKSKLPPPGAPDRRHGHDDRP, encoded by the coding sequence ATGGCTGTTCTTTTCCTGGTTTCGACCGTTGCTGCGTTTGCCGAGACGGCCAAGAGCGATGTCGCGGCGGCGGTCAGCGAAGGCAAAAGCGTGACCCTCGAGTACTCCGTCTCGCTGGCGGACGATGAAGTGGTTTTCAGCACCGCCGGCCAGGAACCGCTGACCTTTATCCAAGGCTCCGGCAAGCTCTTTCCCGACCTGGAGAAGGCCCTTGAGGGGATGAAGGCCGGCGAGGCGAAGACCGTCGAACTCTCCCCGGAGCAGAGCTTCGGCCCGGTCAACCCGCAGGCGATCGTCGATGTCGAAAAGAGCAAGCTCCCCCCCCCAGGCGCACCAGATCGACGCCATGGTCACGACGACCGACCCTAA
- a CDS encoding PIN domain-containing protein: protein MNLFIDTNIFLAFYHLTSDDLEELRKLGVLLRKSKLSLFIPGQVIDEFKRNRDNKIADALKRLKEQKLNLQFPQICKDYDEYKTLRECQKNYEKSHSELLKKLSQDIFENSLKADGIINDLFKSGTVIETTKEILDSSNIRYAIGNPPGKDGSLGDAINWESLLASISQKEYLYFITDDGDYCSSLDGNMFNSYLSEEWNTKKCSDLIYYKKLSNFFKDQFPDIKLASELEKELLIKDLASSYSFAQTHTVVSKLNKHADFTNSQTNDMVAAAVTNSQIWWILKDDDVCEFYSKIIDGKETKLEKNNLHQLMEGIGKKSQDDDQLDDDKDLPF from the coding sequence ATGAACCTATTTATCGATACGAATATTTTTCTTGCCTTTTATCATTTGACCAGTGATGACCTCGAAGAGTTAAGAAAGCTAGGAGTTCTCCTCAGGAAGAGTAAACTTTCGCTGTTTATACCAGGGCAGGTTATTGATGAATTTAAAAGAAATAGAGACAATAAGATCGCTGATGCACTTAAAAGACTTAAAGAACAAAAATTAAATCTTCAGTTTCCACAAATATGTAAAGACTACGATGAATACAAAACCCTCAGAGAGTGTCAGAAAAATTATGAAAAATCTCACTCTGAATTACTAAAAAAACTTTCCCAAGATATTTTTGAAAATAGTCTTAAGGCAGATGGAATCATCAATGACTTATTTAAGTCAGGTACAGTCATTGAGACAACCAAAGAAATTTTAGACAGTTCAAACATTAGGTATGCCATTGGCAATCCACCAGGCAAAGATGGGTCGCTTGGTGACGCTATCAACTGGGAATCACTCTTAGCCAGTATTTCACAAAAAGAATATTTATATTTTATCACGGATGATGGTGACTATTGCTCAAGCCTAGATGGCAACATGTTTAATAGTTATTTAAGCGAAGAGTGGAATACAAAAAAATGTTCAGACTTAATCTACTACAAAAAACTATCTAACTTCTTTAAAGACCAGTTTCCCGATATAAAATTGGCCAGCGAACTGGAAAAGGAGTTGTTGATTAAGGATTTGGCATCTAGTTACAGCTTTGCACAAACACATACGGTAGTGTCAAAACTTAACAAACATGCAGATTTCACTAATTCACAAACAAATGACATGGTTGCAGCAGCTGTTACTAATAGTCAAATATGGTGGATTCTTAAAGACGACGATGTCTGCGAGTTTTATTCAAAAATAATAGACGGCAAAGAGACCAAATTGGAAAAAAACAACCTGCACCAACTAATGGAAGGGATTGGCAAGAAAAGTCAAGATGATGATCAACTTGATGATGACAAGGATCTACCATTTTGA
- a CDS encoding VOC family protein has translation MDKPRLVGINHVALEVGDVDAALDFYGKIFDLKLRGRRPG, from the coding sequence ATGGACAAGCCGCGCCTGGTGGGCATCAACCACGTGGCCCTGGAGGTGGGCGACGTGGACGCGGCCCTGGACTTTTACGGGAAGATCTTCGACCTGAAGCTGCGGGGGCGGCGGCCGGG
- a CDS encoding NAD-dependent epimerase yields the protein MAKILVTGAAGFIGYHFAQKLLARGDEVVGLDNLNSYYEVKLKEDRLERLQRHPSFRFVRMDLADRPAMEALFEKERFDKVVNLAAQAGVRYSLKNPHAYVDSNLVGFMNVLEGCRHTGVKHLVFASSSSVYGANTKMPFSTHHNVDHPVSLYAATKKANELMAHTYAHLYGLPCTGLRFFTVYGPWGRPDMALFLFTKAILEGRPIDVFNYGKMRRDFTYIDDIVEGVVRVTDRIAEPNPDWSGDDPDPGTSAAPYRNYNIGNNRPVELMTLIETLEKALGKTAEKNLLPIQPGDVPATYADVDDLARDVDFKPATPIEEGVGRFVAWYREYYGV from the coding sequence ATGGCCAAAATCCTGGTTACCGGCGCCGCCGGCTTCATCGGCTATCACTTCGCCCAAAAGCTCCTCGCGCGGGGGGACGAGGTCGTCGGCCTCGACAACCTCAACAGCTACTACGAGGTGAAGCTCAAGGAAGACCGCCTGGAGCGCCTGCAGAGGCATCCCTCCTTCCGCTTCGTGCGCATGGACCTGGCCGACCGCCCGGCGATGGAAGCCCTCTTCGAGAAAGAGCGCTTCGACAAGGTCGTCAACCTCGCCGCCCAGGCCGGGGTGCGCTACTCGCTGAAGAACCCCCACGCCTACGTCGACAGCAACCTCGTCGGCTTCATGAACGTCCTCGAGGGGTGCCGCCACACCGGGGTGAAGCACCTCGTCTTCGCCTCGTCCTCCTCGGTCTACGGGGCCAACACCAAGATGCCCTTCTCCACCCACCACAACGTGGACCATCCCGTCTCCCTCTACGCCGCCACCAAGAAGGCCAACGAGCTCATGGCCCACACCTACGCCCACCTCTACGGCCTGCCCTGCACGGGCCTGCGCTTCTTCACCGTCTACGGCCCCTGGGGACGGCCCGACATGGCCCTCTTCCTCTTCACCAAGGCGATCCTCGAGGGCAGGCCCATCGACGTCTTCAACTACGGGAAGATGCGGCGCGACTTCACCTACATCGACGACATCGTCGAGGGGGTCGTGCGGGTCACCGACCGGATCGCCGAGCCGAACCCCGACTGGTCCGGCGACGATCCCGACCCCGGCACCAGCGCCGCCCCCTACCGCAACTACAACATCGGCAACAACCGCCCCGTCGAGCTGATGACCCTCATCGAGACCCTGGAGAAGGCCCTCGGCAAGACAGCCGAGAAGAACCTGCTGCCGATCCAGCCCGGCGACGTCCCCGCCACCTACGCCGACGTGGACGACCTGGCGCGGGACGTGGACTTCAAGCCTGCCACCCCCATCGAGGAGGGAGTCGGCCGCTTCGTCGCCTGGTACCGGGAGTACTACGGGGTCTGA